A window from Methanomassiliicoccus sp. encodes these proteins:
- the acsB gene encoding acetyl-CoA decarbonylase/synthase complex subunit alpha/beta, translating to MTETISNHDLFALAVQGGHAALDLADGALKEALAKYGPDRPVEYPETCYELPAVYAWDGREAKTLGQLASVLDPYRSRLVEAPSVEAALAAGEATMIAAEVIEALKYIEDQRPYEGTPYMGFVPDKIIRELGFAFVDDTIPGAAVLVGRSPDEDALVRIVRDLQSKGILIIASGDVIEQLASRNVQMGERSRLYPVGHGTQIVHALNFAIRAALSFGGVQRGDREGISAYLAKRPKVFVLEFGPLDAVTAGAAFAAVLNGACIVTDQPVEGIPEKLVQIEEPERMVQAALELRGIKVKLAPVNIPVAYGPAFEGEVVRRPDTYIEAGGASKTLAFELLRVRPEGEVEDGKVRVIGPDVDSLPEGGKTPIAILVDVYGKRMNEDFEGVLERRIHLFINYAEGAWHTGQRNILWIRLSKPAVASGLKFKHFGDILITKLKEEFGNIVSRVQVTVVTDETEVRNRLPEALDVYAQRDARVAGLTDESVDRFFSCSLCSSFAPDHICIVTPERLGLCGAVNWLDARAAEEIDPHGPNKGIVKGDCLDEARGQWTGVNEAVFEGTHHKIERFNAYTMMEDPMTSCGCFEVIVAMTADAQAVIAVNREYPGMTPIGMKFSSLAGSVGGGRQTPGFIGIGRKYITSRKFIPADGGFLRIAWMPRELKEAMRDALQKRAEELGEPTFVDKIADETITTDTDGLMEWMVKVDHPALKMPPLLS from the coding sequence GTGACGGAAACCATCTCCAATCATGACCTGTTCGCCCTTGCCGTGCAGGGGGGGCACGCAGCCCTCGACCTTGCGGACGGTGCGCTCAAGGAGGCGCTCGCGAAGTACGGACCGGACCGTCCGGTAGAGTACCCAGAGACGTGCTACGAGCTCCCGGCGGTGTACGCCTGGGATGGTCGGGAGGCGAAGACGCTCGGTCAGCTAGCATCCGTTCTCGACCCCTACCGCTCCAGGCTCGTCGAAGCACCGTCGGTGGAGGCCGCGCTCGCCGCCGGCGAGGCGACCATGATCGCCGCCGAGGTCATCGAGGCCTTGAAGTACATCGAGGACCAGCGGCCGTACGAGGGCACCCCGTACATGGGCTTCGTGCCGGACAAGATCATTCGCGAGCTGGGGTTCGCGTTCGTCGACGATACCATCCCCGGGGCGGCGGTGCTGGTGGGCCGCAGCCCGGACGAGGATGCGCTGGTCAGGATCGTCCGCGACCTGCAGTCCAAGGGCATCCTGATCATCGCCTCCGGCGATGTCATCGAGCAGCTGGCCTCCAGGAACGTGCAGATGGGCGAGCGTTCCCGCCTGTACCCGGTAGGCCACGGTACGCAGATCGTACATGCGCTGAACTTCGCCATCCGCGCCGCGCTGTCCTTCGGTGGGGTGCAGCGGGGGGACCGTGAGGGCATCTCGGCGTATCTGGCTAAGCGCCCGAAGGTCTTCGTCCTGGAGTTCGGACCGCTGGACGCGGTGACCGCCGGGGCGGCCTTCGCCGCGGTGCTCAACGGCGCATGTATCGTGACCGACCAGCCGGTGGAGGGCATCCCGGAGAAGCTCGTCCAGATCGAGGAACCGGAGCGGATGGTGCAGGCGGCGCTGGAGCTGCGGGGCATCAAGGTCAAGCTGGCGCCGGTGAACATCCCGGTCGCGTACGGACCGGCTTTCGAGGGCGAGGTCGTGCGCCGCCCTGACACCTACATCGAGGCGGGGGGAGCTTCTAAGACTCTGGCCTTCGAACTGCTCCGCGTTCGCCCGGAGGGCGAGGTAGAGGACGGGAAGGTCCGGGTGATAGGCCCCGACGTCGACTCGTTGCCAGAAGGCGGCAAAACACCGATCGCCATCCTGGTCGACGTCTACGGGAAGAGGATGAACGAGGACTTCGAGGGCGTCCTGGAGAGGCGTATCCACCTGTTCATCAACTACGCCGAGGGCGCCTGGCACACCGGCCAGAGGAACATCTTGTGGATCAGGTTGAGCAAGCCAGCGGTAGCGTCCGGCCTCAAGTTCAAGCACTTCGGAGATATCCTCATCACCAAGCTCAAGGAGGAGTTCGGCAACATCGTATCCCGCGTTCAGGTCACCGTCGTCACCGACGAGACCGAGGTGCGGAACCGTCTGCCGGAGGCGCTGGACGTGTACGCGCAGCGCGACGCCAGGGTCGCTGGGCTAACTGATGAGAGCGTGGACCGGTTCTTCAGCTGTTCCCTGTGTTCCAGCTTTGCCCCCGATCACATCTGCATCGTCACCCCTGAGCGTCTGGGACTGTGCGGTGCGGTGAACTGGCTGGATGCCAGGGCGGCGGAGGAGATCGATCCTCACGGGCCCAACAAAGGCATCGTAAAAGGCGATTGCTTAGATGAGGCCAGGGGGCAGTGGACCGGGGTCAACGAGGCGGTGTTCGAGGGCACCCATCACAAGATCGAGCGGTTCAATGCCTATACGATGATGGAAGACCCCATGACCTCCTGCGGCTGCTTCGAGGTCATTGTCGCCATGACCGCTGACGCCCAGGCAGTGATCGCGGTGAACCGCGAATATCCGGGCATGACCCCTATCGGCATGAAGTTCTCCTCCCTCGCCGGCTCGGTGGGAGGCGGGAGGCAGACCCCGGGCTTCATCGGAATAGGAAGAAAATATATTACCAGCCGGAAGTTCATCCCCGCCGACGGAGGCTTCCTGCGCATCGCCTGGATGCCCAGGGAGCTGAAGGAAGCGATGCGCGACGCCCTCCAGAAGAGGGCCGAGGAGCTGGGCGAACCCACCTTCGTGGATAAGATCGCCGACGAGACGATCACCACCGATACCGATGGGCTCATGGAATGGATGGTCAAGGTCGATCATCCTGCCCTTAAAATGCCCCCGCTGCTGTCATAG
- a CDS encoding acetyl-CoA decarbonylase/synthase complex subunit delta, giving the protein MVEVPVPREKWSGKIGAVKLGTSSAEGGSRQAVEVGGAAGMPFLSYEGLGKRQLLVGEVIDDPSLLTDLAVRAFGDSVRDPVTWAKRWVDEFHADLVCLKLRSTNPESLNASSEDAARTVVEVLKAVSVPIIVYGCGQEEKDSKTMEAVSNACARERLLLGQAEEAAYKTISAAAMANRHALIAFSNLDINLAKQMNILLADFGVKLDNVIMDPLMAGLGMGLEYSYSVNERIRIAALMGDRMLQAPMLCDITTSWEAREATEENDQWGDAEERGTWWEATTGLAALMSGADLLIVRSPRSMAVLREAIDGLRGGQ; this is encoded by the coding sequence ATGGTCGAGGTACCGGTCCCCAGAGAGAAGTGGTCAGGAAAGATCGGAGCTGTCAAGCTCGGCACTTCATCGGCCGAGGGCGGAAGCCGCCAGGCGGTGGAAGTTGGAGGTGCCGCGGGCATGCCCTTCCTCTCGTACGAGGGGCTGGGCAAGCGCCAGCTGCTGGTCGGGGAGGTTATCGACGATCCTTCCCTCCTAACGGACCTGGCGGTGCGGGCGTTCGGCGATTCGGTGAGGGATCCCGTCACCTGGGCCAAAAGATGGGTGGATGAGTTCCACGCCGACCTTGTCTGCCTGAAGCTGAGGAGCACCAATCCCGAGAGCTTGAACGCGTCCTCGGAGGATGCCGCCAGGACCGTGGTCGAGGTCCTCAAGGCGGTCAGCGTACCGATCATCGTCTACGGCTGCGGGCAGGAGGAAAAGGACTCGAAGACCATGGAGGCGGTCAGCAACGCTTGCGCCAGGGAACGATTGCTCCTCGGTCAGGCGGAGGAGGCGGCATACAAGACCATCTCCGCCGCGGCCATGGCCAACCGCCATGCCTTGATAGCATTCTCCAACCTTGACATCAACCTCGCCAAGCAGATGAACATCCTATTGGCTGATTTCGGAGTGAAGCTCGACAACGTGATCATGGACCCCTTGATGGCCGGGCTGGGCATGGGCCTCGAGTACTCCTACTCGGTCAATGAACGCATACGCATCGCGGCGCTAATGGGTGATCGCATGCTCCAGGCGCCGATGTTATGTGATATTACGACCTCGTGGGAAGCGAGGGAAGCAACGGAGGAGAACGACCAATGGGGGGACGCGGAGGAGCGGGGAACGTGGTGGGAGGCGACCACCGGTCTCGCCGCGCTCATGTCCGGGGCGGACCTGCTCATCGTCCGTTCCCCTCGATCCATGGCCGTGCTCCGAGAGGCTATCGACGGTCTGCGAGGTGGTCAGTAA
- the acsC gene encoding acetyl-CoA decarbonylase/synthase complex subunit gamma, translating to MPTAIEIFKFLPKKNCGKCNFPTCLAFAMQLANSKAKLSDCPYVTEEGKAKLEASSAPPIRLVSIGAGESKIEIGDETELYRHDKKFFHQTRYAIVISDQASEKEATAKLKRASDLRFDRVGQTLAMDLVGVRNDSGDPARFASLVSRVSKESALPLILMSDDPTAIKAAASAVTLSRPLIYAASGGNYQAMAAVAKELKFPLAVRHDDLNGLADLVEKVRAAGVEDLVLDLGPKDLRQLVERNTIVRKNAVKKSFRGLGYPIVTNACGNGQGVLMALVSTMKYGGIVLLDDLNPAHAIPLFVLRQNIYTDPQVPIQVKAGLYPINNPGEDSPVLFTTNFSLTYFTVAADIEKSRVPAWLLVVDTEGLSVMTAFSAGKLTAEGVDEALRSSGVLEKSKKNMVIIPGMLSRMSGKLQEMTGTKIVVGPRESSGIAKLLKSL from the coding sequence ATGCCGACGGCTATCGAGATCTTCAAGTTCCTGCCCAAAAAGAACTGCGGCAAGTGCAACTTCCCCACCTGCCTCGCTTTCGCCATGCAGCTCGCCAACTCGAAGGCGAAGCTGTCCGACTGCCCGTACGTCACCGAGGAAGGGAAGGCCAAGCTGGAGGCGTCCTCCGCCCCGCCCATCCGCCTGGTGAGCATCGGAGCGGGCGAGAGCAAGATCGAGATTGGGGACGAGACCGAGCTGTACCGCCACGACAAAAAGTTCTTCCATCAGACGCGATACGCGATCGTCATCTCGGACCAGGCGAGCGAGAAGGAGGCCACGGCCAAGCTCAAGCGTGCCTCAGACCTCCGGTTCGACCGAGTGGGCCAGACTCTGGCGATGGATTTGGTGGGGGTGCGCAACGATTCCGGCGACCCGGCCCGGTTCGCCTCGCTGGTCTCCCGCGTTTCCAAGGAGAGCGCTCTGCCCCTGATCCTGATGAGCGACGATCCCACGGCCATCAAGGCCGCGGCGTCAGCGGTCACCTTGTCCCGGCCCCTCATCTACGCCGCTTCAGGCGGCAACTACCAGGCCATGGCCGCGGTGGCCAAGGAGCTCAAGTTCCCGCTGGCCGTCAGGCACGATGACCTCAATGGCCTGGCCGATCTCGTGGAGAAGGTCCGCGCCGCAGGGGTCGAGGACCTAGTGCTCGACCTCGGCCCAAAGGACCTGCGGCAGCTGGTGGAGAGGAACACTATCGTGCGCAAGAACGCGGTCAAGAAGTCCTTCCGCGGTCTGGGATATCCCATCGTCACCAACGCCTGCGGCAATGGGCAGGGAGTGTTGATGGCTTTGGTATCGACGATGAAGTACGGCGGCATCGTGCTCCTGGACGACCTGAACCCGGCGCACGCCATCCCGCTGTTCGTGCTCCGGCAGAACATCTATACCGATCCGCAGGTCCCCATCCAGGTAAAGGCCGGTTTATATCCGATCAACAATCCTGGCGAGGACTCGCCGGTGCTCTTCACCACCAACTTCTCCCTCACCTACTTCACCGTGGCCGCGGACATCGAGAAGAGCCGGGTGCCCGCCTGGCTCCTCGTGGTCGATACCGAGGGGCTGTCGGTCATGACCGCCTTCTCCGCCGGGAAGCTGACGGCCGAGGGCGTCGACGAGGCGCTGCGCTCGAGCGGGGTGCTGGAGAAGAGCAAGAAGAACATGGTCATCATCCCAGGCATGCTGTCCCGGATGTCCGGCAAGCTGCAGGAGATGACTGGCACGAAGATCGTCGTGGGACCACGGGAGTCCTCGGGCATCGCCAAGCTGCTCAAGTCGCTGTGA